AAAGCATCGGGTTCTCGAAATTCCTGTGCTGCTCAAACGAAGCGCACGGTATCTGCTTGTGCAGCGGGGCTTCACGATCCTTTTATCAGCCGTGAGCATTGCTCTCGTTCTTCTCTTTGCCCTTTCACTCTCTAATTACATCCGTTCTTCTTTGGACATCACTCCTCCCTTTGCGATCGCCCTCGGGTCGGTTTTCGGAACGGTGCTGCTGTGGGGAGGGACGTCGGTGCACAGGCGTGTGAGCGGGACGATCGACCGTGCGTTCTTCCGGAGCGCTTATGACGCACGTCTTATTCTCGAAAATCTCGCTGAACGGTCGGCGACCGCGAAAGACCGCCGGGAGTTAGCGGCCTTGTTGGAAGAAAACCTCACACAGGCACTCCACACCAACTCACTGTTCATCTATCTCCGCACCGGCGATGCCGCTCTGGAAGCAGTATCGGGAATGGTCCCGAAGGAGATCCGGGTCCTTTCGCCGGATGCCCCTTTTTTCGATCTCATGGCGGGGGGTAAAATATTGGAGTATGCCTCGACGGCGAAAGAAAAAGAACCGGGGATATCGCTGCTGGAGCCGCTCAGGCCTGAATGCATCATTCCGATGACCGGAAGGGAGGGGCGACTGGCCGGATTTCTCGTCCTCGGCTCTCGGCTTTCCGAAGAGCCCTACTCCGGCGAAGACCAACGGATGTTGATCTCGGTTGCGAAGCAGGCTGCGACCGCGCTCGAAAATATCTCGCTTGCCGAAGAGATTGCCGAGCGGATCGAGACGGAACAGCGGGTGGCCCGCGAGATGGAAATTTCGCGGCGCATTCTCGAAGCCGACAATGAGCGAAAAACGAAAGAACTGGATGAAGCTCGCGCGCTGCAGCTATCGATGCTGCCGGGGGCCGTTCCGGAAATTCCGGGGATTGAGATCGGAGTGTACATGAGGACCGCCACCGAAGTCGGCGGCGATTATTATGATTTTGCCGTCGGCCACGACGGAACGCTGACCGTTGCGCTCGGCGACGCGACCGGGCATGGAGCGAAGGCCGGAACCATGGTCGTTGCCGCCAAAAGTCTCTTCAACGGTTTCTCCGATGCGCCGGATCTTTTGGAGATCTTTGAGAAGCTGACCGACAGCATCAAACGATTGAACATGCGGTCGATGTATATGTCGATGCTGCTGCTTCGCATCAAAAGCAACACCGCTCTGGTGTCATCCGCCGGAATGCCCGCTCCGCTCATTTACAGGTCGGCGGAGGGGATCGTCGAAGAAGTGCCGCTGAAAGGGATGCCGCTTGGCGCTTTTCACGACTTTCCGTACGAAGAACGAAGATTAGAACTGCGGAAAGGGGATGCGGTCATCCTGATGAGCGACGGCTTCCCGGAATTATTTAATCCGGCGCAGGAGACGTTCGGCTATGCGCACGTGAAGGAGATTATCGCGGCAGCGGGGAACCGGTCGCCGCAGGAAATCATCGCATCGTTCGTAAAGGCCGCGGAGGAGTGGGCAAAGGGGACGCCCCAGAGCGACGACATGACCTTCGTCGTTCTGAAAATAACGTAGGATCGAGAGTTACACCGGCGTCAATTCTTTTTTGCTCCCTGGTCGATCCATTTTTTGATCACGGCAATCTCGTCGTCATCGAGCTTCTTTTTTGTCATCAACGGCATCTGATCGCCGAACGGCGGCCCAGGCTTTAATTTCTTTACAAGGATACTTTCGTCCCCGTTTTTGGGAGCGACGGGCGTTCCGTGTTTTCCCCCCTTCATGATATCCGAATACGTTTCCATGTAGAGTTCGCTCGGGTTTTCGCTGTCCGAGGCGTGGCATGGCAGGCAATGTTTTTTGATGATCGGAAAGACATCGTTCGCAAACGACACTGATCTTTTCTTTTGATGGGAATTTTCCTGTGCCGTCAGGAATGAAAGTCCGGCGAACACCGCGGCAAGGAAGAGTACGACGTACAGCCTCATTCTGGAATTCTCCTCGTCAATTATCCTGAGTATTAGTTATTAAGCGCCCCTTGGGTGATCCAAAGAGAAATCTTGCCGATGGTCGCGTCGCTCAAATACGGACCGTTCAGCGGCATACGGCTTCCGAAGCCCGCTGTTCCGCGCAGTTTTTTTATGATGACGCTCCCTTCACCGTTCCCGGGGGTGACCACCGGACCATGATTGCTGTTTCCGCGCAGCAGGTGCGCATACGAGTCGAGAAACAGCCCCCCGTTCCCGCCGTGGCAGCCGGTGCATCCTGAGTTCTGAAAGATCGGGAAAACGTCGTTGGCAAAAGAGATCGTCGGAGCCGGCGTTCCACGAACTTCGAACGGCATGCCATTGCTTGCCGTACCGTTGACCGTGACGGAAACATTGCCGCTCTCGGCAGAAGCCGGCACCTTAACGTCGATCTCGACGGAGCTCCACGCATACACCGTATCCGCGATCGTTCCCCCGATCGAAACGACGCTCGATCCGCGGGTTGCTCCGAAATTTGTTCCGAAAATTCTCAACGTGTCTCCCGTAAATGCAGAATCCGGCTGCAGCGAGGTGATCGTCGGAACGACTGCGGGGACAGCGACGGGGCTTCCCATATCGGTACATCCGGACACGATGGTCATCGTCAGGATGAAGATGCAAACGCATAGAATGTTCTTCAGAGCCATGAATTCCCCGCGCCGTTATATGAAGAAATGGAAGATGATGTCAAATTCGTCGTTGTTGAGCTGGGTCGGCTGCTCCATGTTGAAACGG
The Bacteroidota bacterium genome window above contains:
- a CDS encoding SpoIIE family protein phosphatase → MKVAIQLESKNNASMNWLKSYLSKRGHAFALALALVYAGATLVYSVIWMIDARTKSALSSVELGFDTDFIPASGSQAVKSVYLDSPAEKAGLQSGDEIVAIEGHAIDDAAYLNKIWSQHVPGDSIHLTVSRSRANAPLHLTGVFRQRQSSTAEGGLAFVADQVRSSFPVPFVIVGLVVLFLRVEDRTVWILALMFGGFAASPGFSNDLAFAPALRPYAMAYKAIFSAILAPLFYLFFSVFPVQSPVDRRLPWLKWVSLFLGFSFMISGFRTGQSLLPPPFNAMVGEVLSGKIYAVFALLFVALGLFALGTNFAAGDDAGVRRKIRVIFWGSAAGIIPTIIRAGAEDFFGFRTPTWLETLLTVLLFLLPLSFAYAVVKHRVLEIPVLLKRSARYLLVQRGFTILLSAVSIALVLLFALSLSNYIRSSLDITPPFAIALGSVFGTVLLWGGTSVHRRVSGTIDRAFFRSAYDARLILENLAERSATAKDRRELAALLEENLTQALHTNSLFIYLRTGDAALEAVSGMVPKEIRVLSPDAPFFDLMAGGKILEYASTAKEKEPGISLLEPLRPECIIPMTGREGRLAGFLVLGSRLSEEPYSGEDQRMLISVAKQAATALENISLAEEIAERIETEQRVAREMEISRRILEADNERKTKELDEARALQLSMLPGAVPEIPGIEIGVYMRTATEVGGDYYDFAVGHDGTLTVALGDATGHGAKAGTMVVAAKSLFNGFSDAPDLLEIFEKLTDSIKRLNMRSMYMSMLLLRIKSNTALVSSAGMPAPLIYRSAEGIVEEVPLKGMPLGAFHDFPYEERRLELRKGDAVILMSDGFPELFNPAQETFGYAHVKEIIAAAGNRSPQEIIASFVKAAEEWAKGTPQSDDMTFVVLKIT
- a CDS encoding c-type cytochrome domain-containing protein, with amino-acid sequence MRLYVVLFLAAVFAGLSFLTAQENSHQKKRSVSFANDVFPIIKKHCLPCHASDSENPSELYMETYSDIMKGGKHGTPVAPKNGDESILVKKLKPGPPFGDQMPLMTKKKLDDDEIAVIKKWIDQGAKKN
- a CDS encoding IPT/TIG domain-containing protein, producing MALKNILCVCIFILTMTIVSGCTDMGSPVAVPAVVPTITSLQPDSAFTGDTLRIFGTNFGATRGSSVVSIGGTIADTVYAWSSVEIDVKVPASAESGNVSVTVNGTASNGMPFEVRGTPAPTISFANDVFPIFQNSGCTGCHGGNGGLFLDSYAHLLRGNSNHGPVVTPGNGEGSVIIKKLRGTAGFGSRMPLNGPYLSDATIGKISLWITQGALNN